In a single window of the Nicotiana tomentosiformis chromosome 8, ASM39032v3, whole genome shotgun sequence genome:
- the LOC138898161 gene encoding uncharacterized protein — protein sequence MGEKVLLKVSVMKGIMRFGKKGKLIPTFDSPFEVVRRVGEVSYDLAFPLSLSGVYLVFYVSMLRKYHADRSHMLDYYTIQVDESLGYEEELFAIVDRHVCRLRSKKISSVRSNGGVNQLRKRLGRLRRT from the coding sequence atgggcgagaaagttctcttgaaggtctcggtgatgaagggtatcatgaggtttggaaagaagggcaagctgattCCTACATTTGATAGCCCATTTGAGGTggtgaggcgagttggggaggtttcttatgatcTTGCTTTTCCTCTCAGTCTATCAGGAGTTTATTTGGTtttttatgtgtctatgctccggaagtaccaTGCCGATAGGTCGCATATGTTAGATTATTACACGATTCAGGtagatgagagtttgggttatgaggaAGAGCTttttgccattgttgacaggcacgTTTGTcggttgaggtctaagaagatttcttCGGTAAGGTccaatggaggggtcaaccagttgaggaagcgacttgggaggctgaggaggacataa